The genome window CAGCACCTGGTCCAGCGGGCTGCGGCTGTACAGCTGCCGGTACAGCGTGCGCTCCAGCACCAGCCCGACCGCCGCCGCGGCCAGGAAGGCCGCCGGCAGGCACAGGAAGAACGGCACCTGCCAGCGGCTCATCAGGGTCGCGGTGACATAGCCGCCGAGCATGGCGAAGGCGCCGTGCGCCAGGTTGATGAAGTTCATCAGCCCCAGCGTCACCGACAGGCCGCAGGCCAGCACGAACAGCAGCATGCCGTAGGCGATGCCGTCGAACAGGATCGTCGCCATGGCGGGCTTACTTCGCGGCCTTGACCGGGTCCTTCACCGCCTCGATGGTCGCGAACTCGACGTTCCAGAGCGCGCCGTCGCGCTTCTCGACCTTCCGGACGTAGACGTTCTGGATGATGTCGCGGGTCTCCGGGTCGATCGAGACCGGGCCGCGCACGCTGGTCCAGCTCATGCCCTTCATGGCGTCGACCAGGCCCTGGCCGTCGGTGGCGCCGCCGGTCTTCTTCAGCGCCTCGACGATCAGGTGCATGCCGTCATAGCCGCCGACCGCCATGAAGTTCGGCCGCATCCCGCCATTGGCCGCCTGGAAGGCCTGGACGAAGGCCTTGTTCTCCGGGCTGTCATGCGCCGCGGAATAGTGGTGGGTGGTGATGGTGCCCAGCGCCACGTCGCCGATCTTGTCCAGCAGCTCGTCATCGGTGACGTCGCCGGTGGCGATCAGCCGGATGCCGGACTTGTCCAGCCCGCGCTCGACGAACTGCTTCATGAACACGGCGCCGAAGCCCGAGGGCACGAAGACGAAGACCGCATCCGGCCTGGCGTCGGCCACGCGCTGCAGGAAGGGCGCGAAATCCGGGTTCTTCAGCGGCACCTGCAGCTGCTCCACCACCTGCCCGCCGGCCTTGCCGAAGCGTTCGGTGAAGGCTTTCTGCGCATCCAGGCCGGGGGCGTAGTCGCTGACCAGCGTGACCACGGACTTGATGCCGTTCTGGGCGCTCCAGTCGGCCAGCGGCACGGTCACCTGCGGCAGGGTGAAGCTGGTGCGGACGATGAAGGGCGACGCCTCGGTGGTCGCCGCGGTGGCGGCGGCCATGATCACCTGCGGCACCTTGGCCTGGGTCGCGATCGGCGCCGCCGCGGCGGCCAGCGGGGTCAGGCCGAAGCCGGCCAGCACCGACACCTTGTCCTTCACCACCAGCTCCTGCGCCAGCCGCTTGGTGACGTCGGCGGTGCCGGTGTCGTCCCGGACGATCAGCTCGACCGTCTTGCCGGCGACGGTGGCGCCGTTCTGCTGCAGGTACAGCTTGGCCGCGGCCTCGATCTCGCGCCCGGTCGAGGCGGAAGGGCCGGTCATCGGCAGGATCAGGCCGATCCTGACCGTATCCTGCGCGGCGGCCGGCAGGGCCGCCAGCAGGGCCGCGCCCAGGGCGGCGGCGGTGAAATGGCGTCGGTGCATCTTGGTCCTCCCCGTTCGTTGCGGGCCGGCGGGTTGTCCCGCCGGCCGGTTGGATCAGTTGTCCTCGATCATGCCCTCGCGGCGGCTGTCCGGCATCAGGATGGCGACGACGAAGGCGATGGCGCACAGGCCGGTGACGTACCAGGCGAACCAGGCTTCGACGCCGATATCCTTCAGCCACAGCGCCACATATTCGGCGCTGCCGCCGAAGGCGGCGTTGGCGATGGCATAGGACAGGCCGACGCCGAGCGCGCGCACGCCCATCGGAAACAGCTCGGCCTTCACCAGCCCGCTGATCGCCGTGTAGAAGCTGACCGCCGCCAGGCCGCACAGGATCAGCCCGAAGGCGGCGATCGGGCTCGCCACCGTGCCGATGGCGCGCAGCAGCGGCACCGTGGTCAGCGTCGTCAGCGCGCCGAAGATCAGCATGTTGCTGCGCCGGCCGATGCGGTCGGACAGGGCGCCGAAGACCGGCTGCGCCACCATGTAGACGAACAGCACCGCCGCCATCACCAGGCTCACCGTCTTCGTGTCCATATGGGCGGTGTTGACCAGGTATTTCTGCATGTAGGTGGTGTAGGTGTAGAAGATCAGCGACCCGCCGGCCGTGAACCCCAGCACCGTCAGGAAGGCCCGCGGATGCTGGAACAGGGCCCGGATCGTGCCGGCGTCGCGCGACTTGCGCACCTCCTCGGTGCTGGTCTCGATCAGCGATCGGCGCAGATAGAGGGCGATCACCGCGGCCGCGGCGCCGACCACGAAGGGAATGCGCCAGCCCCAGGCCCGGATCTCGCCCTCGGACAGGGTCAGCTCCAGCACCACCACGACCAGCGTCGCCAGAAGCTGCCCGCCGATCAGCGTGACGTATTGGAACGAGCCGAAGAAGCCGCGGTGCCGGCGGGCCGCCACCTCGCTCATATAGGTGGCGCTGGTGCCGTATTCGCCGCCGACCGACAGGCCTTGCACCAGCCGGGCCAGCAGCAGCAGGACGCCGGCCGCGGCGCCGATCGATTCATAGGTCGGCAGCACCGCGATCGCCAGCGACCCGGCGCACATCATCAGCACCGACAGCATCATCGAGGTGCGGCGCCCGTGACGGTCGGCGATCCGGCCGAACAGCCAGCTGCCGATCGGCCGCATCAGGAAGCCGGCGGCGAAGATGCCCGCGGTGTTCAGCAGCTGGCTGGTCGGGTCGCCCTTCGGGAAGAAGGCGCTGGCGAAGTACAGCGAGGTGAAGGCGTAGGTGTAGAAATCGTACCACTCCACCAGATTGCCGGAGGAGCTGCCGACGATCGCCACGATCCGGTCGCGTGTGCTCATCGCGGCGATCGCCGTGGTCTGCGCCGGCCGGTGGTCGGAGGCGGTCACGTCCATGCGGAGGTCCTCGATCTCGTCAGGTTCGAGCCCGTCCCGGCCGGCCGCCCGTCGCGGCGGTCCCGGCCCGTTCGGACGGTGACGCTGTTCGTCATCCCGGACGCTCCCTCGATCTTCTTTTCTCCCCTGATCTCTTGTGCCCGGTCCCGGATCCGGTCAAGAATCCGTGCGCATAGCGAAACTCTTGTTCGCAATACGAACAAGCCGGGGAGGAAAATCCTGCGCGAGGAGCAGGTCGTCTCGTTCCGCAAGGGGCTCGACATCATCCGCAGCTTCGGCGCGGGCCACCGGCGGCAGACCATCACCGAAGCGGCGTCGCGCACCGGGATGACGCGGGCCGCGGCGCGGCGCTTCCTGCTGACCCTGTGCGAGGCCGGCTACGCCCGCAGCGACGGCAAGCATTTCGAGCTGACGCCGGCGATCCTGACGCTCGGCCACAGCTTCCTGTCCGGCATGGGCGAGATCGAGCGGGTGCGCGACGCCTTGCTGGGCCTGACGCGGGCCCTGGGCGAATCCGCCTCCGCCGCCATGCTGGACGGCACCATGATCACCTATGTCGCCCGGTCGCCGGCGGCGCACCGGATCATGACGGTCGGCCTCGGGGTCGGCACCCGGCTGCCGGCGCACGCCACCTCGATGGGCCAGGCCCTTCTGGCGGCGCTGCATCCGCGCGAGCTCGAGCGCTATTTCGAGTCGGCGGTGCTGGAGCGGTTCACCGGGCGCACGCTGACCACGCGCGCGGCTCTGACCGACCGGCTGGCCGAGGTGCGCGGCCGCAGCTATGCGCTGGTGTCGGAGGAGCTGGAGACCGGGCTGAACTCGATTGCGGTCGCGGTGCCCGGCGGCATCTCCGCCGGCCACCTGGCGATCAATATGAGCGCCCCGGCCGGGCGGGTCGGGGCGGAGGAGATGCGCGAGCGCTTCCTGCCGGCGCTGCAGGAGGCCGCGCGCGCCGTCGCGCTGGCGGTGCAGCGGGGCTAGAGCCGGTTCCGGCGGTCCAGCACATGGGCGTAGAGGCCGCCGTCGACCGGCAGGTTGGCGCCGCGGATCCAGGCCGAGGCGTCGGACAGCAGGAAACCCACAACGGGGGCGATGTCCTGTGGCCGGCCGGGCCGGTCCATCACCGCCATGTCCTCCTCGGCCCGGGCGCCGAGCGTCGCCACGAAATCGGGCAGGATCGGGGTCTCGACCGGCCCCGGGCTGACCGCGTTCATGCGGATGCCGCGGTCGCGCCAGCTCCAGCGGTTCCGGTGGGTCCAGGCGATCAGCGCTTCCTTCGAGAAGAAGTAGCTGCGGGCGCCCTCGATGCCGTGGCGCTCGCAGAACGCCTCGACGCCGTCGAAGCCGAGGTCCTCGCTGGCTCGGACCGCCGGCAGCGCCTCGGCCCAGTCCAGCCCGGCGATCGGGGCGAGGTTCACGATCGAGGCGCCGTCGGCCAGCTTCGGCACCAGCCGCAGCGTCAGGTGCTTCAGCCCGACCAGGTTGACCTTTAGCACCTCCGCCGCCGGCCGGGTCGGCGGCACGCCGGCGATGTTGGCCAGGCCATGCGCGCCGGCGGGCAGCGCTTCCGCCAGGGCGTCGATCGCGGCCCGGTCGGACAGGTCGGCGGCGAAGAAGGCGTCGACCGGGCCTGCCGGCTCGTGCCGGTCGACCGCGATCACCCGGCCGCCCCAGGCCTGCACCAGCCGCGCGGTCTCGGCGCCGATGCCGGAGGCGGCGCCGGTGACGATGATGGTCTTGCCGGTCAGCATGCGGCTATCCCTGGTTCCAGCGCCGGACGACCGGTTCGGTGAGGTCGTGCTCGTAGCCCAGGACGCTGAGGCTGGCGGTGTCCAGCACGAAGCGCGATCCGTCCTGCGGCGGCAGGCCGATCCAGCGCGCCGCGAGGACCCGGAGGAAATGGGAGCTCGAGAACACCAGGACCGTGCCGGCCGCCTGCTTGAACTGGCCGATCACGGCATCGGCCCTGGCGCCGACCTGCGCCGCGTCCTCGCCCTGCGGGCAGCCGTCCCGGAACAGCTGCCAGCCCGGGCGCTCCGCCAGGATCTGCCTGGTGGTGATGCCCTCATAGGCGCCGTAGTCCCACTCCGCCAGCTCGTCCTTGACCACGGCGCCGTCGCCGAAGCCGGCCAGCGCGCAGGTGGTCCGGGCCCGCAGGGACGGGCTCGACCAGACCGCCGCGAAGGCCGGGCCCCGCAGCCGTTCGGCAAGCCCGCGCGCCGCCGCCTCGCCCGTCTCGGTCAGCGGGATGTCGGTGCGGCCGGTGTGCCTGCCGGACCGGCTCCATTCCGTCTCGCCGTGCCGGACGAGATACAGTTCGGGGAAGGGGCTGCTCATGGGCTCGTCTCTCGATCGCGCAAACTTCGCGGAGAGGATCCTAGCCCATCACGATCGTGCCGTCGGCCTCCACCCGCACCGGGATCGCATCGAGCCCGCAATCCGCCGGGCCGGAGATGGGGCTGCCGTCCCCGGCGTCGAATTCGGCGAAGTGGTTGGAGCAGACGAGGCGCTGCCCGTCCGCGCTCAGCACGCTGCCGCCGCGCCAGGTCAGCGGCAGGAAGGCGTGCGGGCAGGCATCGAGGAAGGCGCGCACCGTGCCGCCGCGGCGGACCAGCAGCATGGAGAAGACGCGGCGGCCGGCGCCGAAGGTGAGGGCGCGGACGCCCGGATCCTCGATCTGGTCGAGGCGCCCCAGCGCCGTGCCCGGCGCCGGGGCATGGGGATGCCGGCGCCAGGCCGGCCCCTCGTCCGGCGGTGCGAACGGGTTGCCGGTCACGCTGCCTGGGTGCCGTCGGCGGACAGCACGCCGCGCCGGATCTGGTCTTCCTCGATGCTCTCGAACAGGGCGCGGAAATTGCCCTCGCCGAAGCCGTCGTCGCCCTTGCGCTGGATGAACTCGAAGAAGATCGGGCCGATCACGGTCTGCGAGAAGATCTGCAGCAGCACCTTGGTGTGCGCGCCCTCGACCACGCCCTCGCCGTCGATCAGCAGGCCCAGCTCGCGCAGCTTCTCCACCGGCTCGCCATGCTTCGGCAGGCGGCTGTCGATCTTCTCGTAATAGGTGTCGGGCGGGGCCGGCATGAAGGCCAGGCCGTTGTCCAGGAGCCGGCTGACCGAGGCGTAGATGTCGCGGCTGCCCAGCGCCACGTGCTGGATGCCCTCGCCCTTGTATTCGCGCAGATATTCTTCGATCTGGCTCTTCTCGTCGGCGCTCTCGTTGATCGGGATGCGGATCTTGCCGTCCGGGCTGGTCAGGGCGCGGGAGTACAGGCCGGTCAGCTTGCCACTGATGTCGAAATAGCGGATCTGCCGGAAGTTGAAGAGCCGGCTGTAGAAATCGACCCAGACATCCATCTGGCCGCGATGGACGTTGTGGGTCAGGTGGTCGACATAGTAGAGGCCGGCGGGCTCGGGGTGCGGCTCGGCCTCGCCGATCCAGTCGAAATCGACCTCGTAGATCGAGCCCTTCGGGCCGTAGCGGTCGACGAGGTACAGCAGCGACCCGCCGATGCCCTCGATCGCCGGGATGCGCAGCTCGCCGGCATTGACCCGGGTCTCGACCGGCTTGGCGCCCAGCGACACGGCGCGCTTGAAGGCGTGGCCGGCATCGGCGACGCGGAAGGCCATGGCGCAGGCGCAGGGGCCGTGCCGGCGGGCGAAGTCGCTGGCGAAGCTGTCCGGCTCGGCATTGACGATGAAGTTGATGTCGCCCTGGCGGTACAGCGTCACCCGCTTCGACTTGTGCCGGGCCACCGGGACGAAGCCCATGGTCTCGAACAGGGTTCCCAGTGTCTCCGGCTCGGACGAGGCGTATTCGACGAACTCGAACCCGTCCGTGCCCATCGGGTTGGATTCGGTGATCTCGGCCGGCGGGGCATCGTGCGGATAGGGGCCCATGCTGCTCTCCTGGCGTGGCGGTCCGGGAAGAATGATAGCAGCGGGGGCGTGGCCGTTCCGTGCGAAACGAGGGTCCGGGAGGGGCTGGATGCGCAGTCCAGGCATGGATGCAACACTGTGTGCAAGAAATGTGCATCCTTCCTGCCTGTCATGCCCGGGCTTGACCCACGGCTGTCCGGTTGAGGATTTTCGGGGCGCGGACGAGGAGTAAGGCTCAATTTATATTGTTATCGCCGGGCTTGACCCGGCGATCCAGGGGCCGCCCAGAGCGGCATCGACATTCCTGGATGCCCGGGGCAAGCCCGGGCATGACAGTTATAAATAGAAGATCATGATCTGAAATTCTTCCACTGGTTGCTGCTGAACCTCAACCGGACAGGCCTGGGCTTGACCCGGGCATCCAGAGAGCGTCGACACCCTCTGGATTGCCGGGTCAAGCCCGGCGTTGACAAGGGGAGGGGAAGGCAAAAGGAAAAGGCCGCCGGATCGCTCCGGCGGCCTTGGCGGCGGCGGGTGAAACCGCGTATTACTTCTCGACGAAGGCCTTCTCGATGACGTAGTCGCCCGGCTCGCCGTGATTGCCCTCGACGAAGCCCCGCTCCTCCAGGATCACCTTGAGGTCGGCCAGCATCTGCGGGCTGCCGCACAGCATCACGCGGTCGTGCTCGACCGCCAGCGGCGGCAGGCCGATATCCTCGGACAGCTTGTTCGAGACGATCAGGTCGGTGATGCGGCCGCGGTTGCGGAACGGCTCGCGCGTCACGGTCGGGTAGTAGATCAGCTTGCCGCGGATCTCCTCGCCCAGGAACTCGTCCTGCGGCAGCTCCTGCGTGATCAGCTCGCCATAGGCCAGCTCGGCGACCTGGCGGCAGCCGTGCAGCAGCACGACCTTCTCGAAGCGCTCATAGGTCTCGGGGTCGCGGATCAGGCTCAGGAACGGCGCCAGGCCGGTGCCGGTGCCCAGCAGGTACAGGTTGCGGCCGGGCTTGAGGTTGTCGAGCACCAGCGTGCCCGTCGCCTTGCGGCCGACGATGACCGGGTCGCCTTCCTTCAGATGCTGCAGCCGCGAGGTCAGCGGCCCGTTCTGCACCTTGATCGAGAAGAATTCGAGCCCGTCCTCGTAGTTCGGGCTGACGACGCTGTAGGCGCGCAGAAGCGGCTTGCCGTCGACCGGGATCCCGATCATCGTGAACTGGCCGTTCTTGAAGCGGAACGTCGGGTTGCGGGTCGTCTTGAAGCTGAAGAGCGTGTCGGTCCAGTGATGGACGCTGAGAACGCGCTCCTCATTGAAATTGCTCATGCCTCGTCACCCTTCGCTCGCGACCACGCGCAGAATGTGGGAAATAGCCTCGCCGGTGTCGAGCCGATGCGTGTAGATTCTTCCGGCGAAATTTGCAAGGCGGCCTTGCTGCGGCATAATTTGTTTGTATACTAACAATAAATGCGGGCGGCTGATGTTGTCAACGGTCCGCGGCAGGCGAGGCGCCCCGCACGGCGGGGCAGCGGAAAAGGAACGTCCCATGGCGCATGACGAGCCGCAGAAGCCGGCCGGTCCGGCCAAATTGGTCATCCGCAACATCGGGTTGCTGCTCAGCGGCAGGCTGGAGGCGCCGATCCTCGAGGCCGACACGGTGGTCGCGGTCGACGGGCGCATCGCCGCGGTCGGGCGCGAGAAGGATGTCGACACCGAAGGCGCCACCACCCTGATCGACGCCCATGGCACGACGCTGGCGCCAGGCCTGATCGATAGCCATGTCCATCCGGTGATCGGCGACTGGACGCCGCGGCAGAACCAGATCGGCTGGATCGACAGCAGCCTGCATGGCGGCGTCACCACCATGATCTCGGCCGGCGAGGTGCACCTGCCCGGCCGGCCGCGCGACGTGGTCGGGCTGAAGGCCCTGGCGGTCACGGCGCAGCGCAGCTTCTCCGCCTTCCGCCCCTCCGGCGTGAAGATCCATGCCGGCGCGCCGGTGATCGAGAAGGAGATGGAGGAGCAGGACTTCAAGGACCTGGCCGCCGCCGGCGTCACCCTGCTCGGCGAGATCGGCCTCGGCGGGGTCAAGGACGGGCCGACCGCCCACCGCATGGTGGAATGGGCCCGCAAATACGGGATCCAGAGCACGATCCACACCGGCGGCCCGTCGATCCCCGGCTCCGGCCTGATCGACAAGGACGTGGTGCTGGAGACCGACGCCGATGTCGTCGGCCACATCAATGGCGGCCACACTGCCCTGCCGGACGGCCAGATCCGCTGCATCTGCGAAGGCTGCCGGCGCGGGCTGGAGCTGGTGCACAACGGCAACGAGCGGGCGGCCCTGTTCACCCTGCGCATGGCTCGGGAGATGGGGCAGCTGGAGCGGGTGATCCTGGGCACCGACGCGCCGGCCGGCTCCGGCGTCCAGCCGCTCGGCATCCTGCGGATGATCGCGATGCTGTCCTCGCTCGGCGA of Inquilinus sp. Marseille-Q2685 contains these proteins:
- a CDS encoding ABC transporter substrate-binding protein, whose translation is MHRRHFTAAALGAALLAALPAAAQDTVRIGLILPMTGPSASTGREIEAAAKLYLQQNGATVAGKTVELIVRDDTGTADVTKRLAQELVVKDKVSVLAGFGLTPLAAAAAPIATQAKVPQVIMAAATAATTEASPFIVRTSFTLPQVTVPLADWSAQNGIKSVVTLVSDYAPGLDAQKAFTERFGKAGGQVVEQLQVPLKNPDFAPFLQRVADARPDAVFVFVPSGFGAVFMKQFVERGLDKSGIRLIATGDVTDDELLDKIGDVALGTITTHHYSAAHDSPENKAFVQAFQAANGGMRPNFMAVGGYDGMHLIVEALKKTGGATDGQGLVDAMKGMSWTSVRGPVSIDPETRDIIQNVYVRKVEKRDGALWNVEFATIEAVKDPVKAAK
- a CDS encoding MFS family transporter, whose amino-acid sequence is MDVTASDHRPAQTTAIAAMSTRDRIVAIVGSSSGNLVEWYDFYTYAFTSLYFASAFFPKGDPTSQLLNTAGIFAAGFLMRPIGSWLFGRIADRHGRRTSMMLSVLMMCAGSLAIAVLPTYESIGAAAGVLLLLARLVQGLSVGGEYGTSATYMSEVAARRHRGFFGSFQYVTLIGGQLLATLVVVVLELTLSEGEIRAWGWRIPFVVGAAAAVIALYLRRSLIETSTEEVRKSRDAGTIRALFQHPRAFLTVLGFTAGGSLIFYTYTTYMQKYLVNTAHMDTKTVSLVMAAVLFVYMVAQPVFGALSDRIGRRSNMLIFGALTTLTTVPLLRAIGTVASPIAAFGLILCGLAAVSFYTAISGLVKAELFPMGVRALGVGLSYAIANAAFGGSAEYVALWLKDIGVEAWFAWYVTGLCAIAFVVAILMPDSRREGMIEDN
- a CDS encoding IclR family transcriptional regulator C-terminal domain-containing protein — translated: MTLFVIPDAPSIFFSPLISCARSRIRSRIRAHSETLVRNTNKPGRKILREEQVVSFRKGLDIIRSFGAGHRRQTITEAASRTGMTRAAARRFLLTLCEAGYARSDGKHFELTPAILTLGHSFLSGMGEIERVRDALLGLTRALGESASAAMLDGTMITYVARSPAAHRIMTVGLGVGTRLPAHATSMGQALLAALHPRELERYFESAVLERFTGRTLTTRAALTDRLAEVRGRSYALVSEELETGLNSIAVAVPGGISAGHLAINMSAPAGRVGAEEMRERFLPALQEAARAVALAVQRG
- a CDS encoding coniferyl-alcohol dehydrogenase; translated protein: MLTGKTIIVTGAASGIGAETARLVQAWGGRVIAVDRHEPAGPVDAFFAADLSDRAAIDALAEALPAGAHGLANIAGVPPTRPAAEVLKVNLVGLKHLTLRLVPKLADGASIVNLAPIAGLDWAEALPAVRASEDLGFDGVEAFCERHGIEGARSYFFSKEALIAWTHRNRWSWRDRGIRMNAVSPGPVETPILPDFVATLGARAEEDMAVMDRPGRPQDIAPVVGFLLSDASAWIRGANLPVDGGLYAHVLDRRNRL
- a CDS encoding histidine phosphatase family protein; translation: MSSPFPELYLVRHGETEWSRSGRHTGRTDIPLTETGEAAARGLAERLRGPAFAAVWSSPSLRARTTCALAGFGDGAVVKDELAEWDYGAYEGITTRQILAERPGWQLFRDGCPQGEDAAQVGARADAVIGQFKQAAGTVLVFSSSHFLRVLAARWIGLPPQDGSRFVLDTASLSVLGYEHDLTEPVVRRWNQG
- a CDS encoding Rieske (2Fe-2S) protein codes for the protein MTGNPFAPPDEGPAWRRHPHAPAPGTALGRLDQIEDPGVRALTFGAGRRVFSMLLVRRGGTVRAFLDACPHAFLPLTWRGGSVLSADGQRLVCSNHFAEFDAGDGSPISGPADCGLDAIPVRVEADGTIVMG
- the hppD gene encoding 4-hydroxyphenylpyruvate dioxygenase → MGPYPHDAPPAEITESNPMGTDGFEFVEYASSEPETLGTLFETMGFVPVARHKSKRVTLYRQGDINFIVNAEPDSFASDFARRHGPCACAMAFRVADAGHAFKRAVSLGAKPVETRVNAGELRIPAIEGIGGSLLYLVDRYGPKGSIYEVDFDWIGEAEPHPEPAGLYYVDHLTHNVHRGQMDVWVDFYSRLFNFRQIRYFDISGKLTGLYSRALTSPDGKIRIPINESADEKSQIEEYLREYKGEGIQHVALGSRDIYASVSRLLDNGLAFMPAPPDTYYEKIDSRLPKHGEPVEKLRELGLLIDGEGVVEGAHTKVLLQIFSQTVIGPIFFEFIQRKGDDGFGEGNFRALFESIEEDQIRRGVLSADGTQAA
- a CDS encoding ferredoxin--NADP reductase, coding for MSNFNEERVLSVHHWTDTLFSFKTTRNPTFRFKNGQFTMIGIPVDGKPLLRAYSVVSPNYEDGLEFFSIKVQNGPLTSRLQHLKEGDPVIVGRKATGTLVLDNLKPGRNLYLLGTGTGLAPFLSLIRDPETYERFEKVVLLHGCRQVAELAYGELITQELPQDEFLGEEIRGKLIYYPTVTREPFRNRGRITDLIVSNKLSEDIGLPPLAVEHDRVMLCGSPQMLADLKVILEERGFVEGNHGEPGDYVIEKAFVEK
- a CDS encoding amidohydrolase family protein; translated protein: MAHDEPQKPAGPAKLVIRNIGLLLSGRLEAPILEADTVVAVDGRIAAVGREKDVDTEGATTLIDAHGTTLAPGLIDSHVHPVIGDWTPRQNQIGWIDSSLHGGVTTMISAGEVHLPGRPRDVVGLKALAVTAQRSFSAFRPSGVKIHAGAPVIEKEMEEQDFKDLAAAGVTLLGEIGLGGVKDGPTAHRMVEWARKYGIQSTIHTGGPSIPGSGLIDKDVVLETDADVVGHINGGHTALPDGQIRCICEGCRRGLELVHNGNERAALFTLRMAREMGQLERVILGTDAPAGSGVQPLGILRMIAMLSSLGEVPAETAFCFATGNTARMRKLDAGIIEPGWSADFVFLDTAQHSAGTSLLESVQLGDLPGVGMTVIDGVVRSQRSRNTPPATRVPVVVRG